GCTCGTTGGCCGAGTCCAGGAGGACCACCACCGATGACGTATCACACCGGCGATTACGTATACCCGGCCGATCTCCCCCGCCGGGTCCTCTGCCGCGTGCGCAACACCGAGAGCCTGAGCGTCAGGAACGCCCCGTCTCAGATCCTCAAGCTCGAGCCGCTCGAGGGGCCATGGCCCGCCGGAACGGAGCTCATCCGCCTGGACGAGTGGGTGGTCCCCGCTCGGCCGCGGCGGCTCTGGCAGGACGCGCTCGGTCCGGGGCGCGTGGTGCGGCCGGCGGTGCGGAAGACCAGCAGCCAGAACGCGGCCTGACGACATGCTGCAGGCCCTTCTCGAGCCGCGCGTCCGTTGCCTGGTGGCCGACACCCTCGGCGTGGGAATCGACGAGCTCGGGGTCGAGGTGTCCCTGACCGACGACCTCGCCGCCGACTCGCTCGATCTGGCCGAGCTCGCCGCCCGGCTCGAAGCCGATCTCGGCCTGGTCATGCCGGACCGCGTGGTCGATCACCTGCGCACCTACGGCGACCTGGTGCGGGCCGCGACGGCAGCGGCCCGGGAGCGGCGCACGGCCCTGGGGCGCGTCGACGCCTTGCCGGTGCAGGTCTGGGCCCACCTGGTCTCGCCGCGCGGCCAGCTCGTGCGCGCGGAACTCCTGACGCCGTATGCCGCCCAGACGATCGCGGAGGACGCGCTCCGTGCGGGCCCTGGGGCGCGGCTCGAGATCACCGTCCCGGAGGACGCCAGCGACGCCGATTTGGCGGGCGTGCGCGCCGAGTTCGCCTGGCTCGCCGACCACGGCCTGGCGCTGCGCATCGGCCGCGCCCACCGACCCGACGCCCCCTCGAGCGCAGCCGCGTAACCCGCGGGCCGGCGCGGCGTCCCCACGCCGCACGCCCGCTCACGCGCCGCGAGGCTGCGCTCAGAAGGGCGCGGCCAGGCGGATCGTCTGGTCGCGCTGCGCGCCGACCGAGAGGAGCGCGACCGGCACGCCGACCAGCGCCGCGAGCCGCTCGAGGTACCGCCGCGCGTTGCCCGGCAGGTCGGCGAGCGCGCGCGCCCCGCCGAGCGGCTCACGCCAACCAGGCAGCTCGTCGTACTGCGGCACGACGCGCTCCCACGCGCCCCCGCTTGCGGGCGGCAGCGCGAGGCGGCGCCCGCCCAGCTCGTAGGCGGTGCACAGGCGCAGCGGGTCGATACCGGTCAGCACGTCGAGCTTGGTGACCGCGAGGCCGTCGACGCCGGAGAGCGCGGCCGCCTGGCGGACGACCACCGCGTCGAACCAGCCGCAGCGCCGCGGACGCCCGGTGGTCGCACCGTACTCGTCGCCGTCGGCGCGCAGCCGCTCGCCGAGCGCGTCGGTCAGCTCGGTCGGGAAGGGCCCGCCCCCGACGCGCGTGGTGTAGGCCTTGGCGATGCCGACGACGCGGTCGATGGCGCGCGGCGGGAGGCCCGCGCCGGCGGCCGCGGCGCCCGCCACGCAGCTCGACGAGGTGACGAACGGATAGGTGCCGTGGTCGACGTCGAGCATCATGCCCTGCGCACCTTCGAGGAGCACGCGCCGCCCGGCGGCGAGCGCCGCGCGCAGCTCGGCCCCCGTGTCGGTGACGAACGGGCGGAGCGGCTCGCGGAAGCCCGCGTAGCGCTCGAGGATGGCGTCGAAGGCGAGCGGCGGCTCGCCGAGGAGCGCCTGGAGGTAGGTGTTCTTCTCGCGCAGGTTGCGCTCGAGGGCCGCGCGGAAGCCCGTCTCGTCGAACAGGTCGCCGACGCGGATGCCGCTGCGCGCCATCTTGTCCTCGTAGGCGGGACCGATGCCGCGCCCGGTGGTGCCGATGCTTCCCGCCCCGCGCAGCCGCTCGCGCGCCCGGTCGATGGCGCGATGGTAGGGCATGATGAGGTGCGCCTGCTCGCTGACGCGCAGCCAGCGGTCCTCGGCCAGGTAGCCCCGCCTGCGCAGCGCTTCGATCTCGCCCACCAGCACCTCGGGGTCGATCACCACCCCCGGCCCGAGCATGCAGATGCGGCCCGGGTGGAGCACGCCGGCGGGAACGAGGTTCAGGACGGTCTTCTCGCCGTTCACCACCAGCGTGTGCCCGGCGTTGTTGCCGCCGTGGAAGCGGACCACGACGTCGGCGTCGGCAGCGAGGAGGTCGACGACCTTCCCCTTCCCCTCGTCGCCCCACTGCGTGCCGATGATGACGGTGGCGGGCATGGGCGGCGCCGGCTAGAGGCGGAGCTGCTGCGCCGAGACGATCTGCGGCAGCGTGCGCAGCGCGGCGAGCACGTCGTCCGGCACCGGCTCGTCGACGTGGATCAGCGAGATCGCCATGCCGCCCACCCGCTCGCGGCCGAGCTCGAGGCCGGCGATATTGATGCCGCGCTCGCCGAGGAGCGTGCCGACGCGTCCCACCACGCCCGGCACGTCACGGTTGTGGAGCATCAGGATGTGGCCCTCGGGCACCGCCTCCATGCGGAACCCGTCGATCTTGGTGACGCGCACCGTGTCGGCGCCGAACACCGCGCCCTCGACCGCGATCGTGCGCGAGGCGGTGCGCGCCTGGACCGAGAGCGCGTTCAGGTAGTCGCTCGTCTGCGGCGCGCGCGCCTCGATCACCCGGATGCCGCGCTCGCGAGCGATCGCCGGCGCGTTCACGTAGTTGACGCCCGACTCGAGGAGCTGCCCGAGGAGCCCGCGCAGCACGGCCGCCGCCAGCGAGCGGAGCTCGCGCTCGGCCACCTCACCGCTCGCCTGCACGGTCACCTCGAGCGGCGGTTCCGGCGAAAGCTGGGCCTGCAAGGCGCCCAGCTTCTCGGCCAGCAGCAGATACGGGCGCAGCACCTGCAGGACCTCGGGGGAGAGCGAGGGAACGTTGACCGCGTTCTGGATGATGCCGCGGCAGAGGAAGTCGGCGACCTGCTGCGCGATGGCGACCGCGACGTTCACCTGCGCCTCGCCGGTCGAGGCCCCCAGGTGCGGCGTGCAGATCACCTGCTCGAGCCGGAGGAGCGGATGGCCGGCGGGTGGCGGCTCCTTCTCGAGCACGTCGAGGGCCGCGCCGGCCACGTGGCCGGCCTGGATGGCCGCGGCGAGCGCCGCCTCGTCGACGATGCCGCCGCGCGCGCAGTTGACGATGCGTACGCCGCGCTTCATGCGCGCGATCGTGCTCGGGCCGATGAGCCCGCGCGTCTCGGGCGTGAGCGGGGTGTGGATGGTGATGAAATCGGCGCGGGCGTAGAGCTCGTCGAGCGAGACCAGCTCGACGCGCAGGCGCGCCGCGACCTCGTGCGTGACGAAGGGGTCGGAGGCGATCACCTTCATGCGCAGCCCGTGGGCCCGCTCGGCGACGATCGCGCCGATGTTGCCGAGGCCGATGATGCCGAGCACCTTGTTGCAGACCTCGGTGCCGAGCCACTTCTCGCGCTCCCAGCGCCCGGCGCGCACGCCGGCCGCGGCCTGCGGGACGTTGCGCGCCACGGCGAGGAGCAGCGTGATCGCGTGCTCGGCGGTGGTCACGTTGGAGCCGCCGGGCGTGTTCATGACCACGATGCCCTTCTTGGTGGCGGCGGCGACGTCGACGTTGTCGACGCCGATACCCGCCCGGCCGATCACGCGCAGCGCGTCGGCCTGCGCGAGCACGTCGGCCGTCACCCGGGTGCCGCTCCGGATGATGAGGGCGTGGAAGCCGCGCACGGCGTCCCTCAGCTCCGCCGGCGAGAGGCCGGGGCGCGCCTCGATCGCCAGCTCGGGCTGCTCGCGGAGCCGCGCCAGCCCCTCGGGGCCGAGCGGGTCGGTCAGGAGGACCCGGTAGGCCATCAGCCGCGCGCCGGGAGCCCTTCGGCGAGGATCCGCTCGGCCGCGCCCACGCCGCGGCCGAGCTCGACCCGGGCGCCGAAGTGATGGAGCCCGAGCTCGAGCGCCGCGACCCCCGTCACCACGTCGAAGGCGCCCGCGTAGCCGAGGTGCGCGAGGCGGATGATCTTGCCCTTCAGCTTGTCCTGGCCGCCGGCGAAGGTGACGCGCAGGCCGTCGCGCAGGTAGCGGAAGAGCGCCGAGCCGTCGAGGCCCTCGGGCAGCATGACGGCGGTGGCCGCCGGGCTCGGCGACTCGGGCGCGAGCAGGCGGAGGCCGAGCGCCGTCGCGGCCGCACGGGTGGCGCGCGCCAGGCGATCGTGGCGTGCGTGGACGTTCGCCCAGCCCTCGGCGCGCAGCATCTGGAGCGCGACGCGCAAC
This genomic window from Deltaproteobacteria bacterium contains:
- a CDS encoding acyl carrier protein, whose translation is MLQALLEPRVRCLVADTLGVGIDELGVEVSLTDDLAADSLDLAELAARLEADLGLVMPDRVVDHLRTYGDLVRAATAAARERRTALGRVDALPVQVWAHLVSPRGQLVRAELLTPYAAQTIAEDALRAGPGARLEITVPEDASDADLAGVRAEFAWLADHGLALRIGRAHRPDAPSSAAA
- a CDS encoding adenylosuccinate synthase → MPATVIIGTQWGDEGKGKVVDLLAADADVVVRFHGGNNAGHTLVVNGEKTVLNLVPAGVLHPGRICMLGPGVVIDPEVLVGEIEALRRRGYLAEDRWLRVSEQAHLIMPYHRAIDRARERLRGAGSIGTTGRGIGPAYEDKMARSGIRVGDLFDETGFRAALERNLREKNTYLQALLGEPPLAFDAILERYAGFREPLRPFVTDTGAELRAALAAGRRVLLEGAQGMMLDVDHGTYPFVTSSSCVAGAAAAGAGLPPRAIDRVVGIAKAYTTRVGGGPFPTELTDALGERLRADGDEYGATTGRPRRCGWFDAVVVRQAAALSGVDGLAVTKLDVLTGIDPLRLCTAYELGGRRLALPPASGGAWERVVPQYDELPGWREPLGGARALADLPGNARRYLERLAALVGVPVALLSVGAQRDQTIRLAAPF
- a CDS encoding phosphoglycerate dehydrogenase, which encodes MAYRVLLTDPLGPEGLARLREQPELAIEARPGLSPAELRDAVRGFHALIIRSGTRVTADVLAQADALRVIGRAGIGVDNVDVAAATKKGIVVMNTPGGSNVTTAEHAITLLLAVARNVPQAAAGVRAGRWEREKWLGTEVCNKVLGIIGLGNIGAIVAERAHGLRMKVIASDPFVTHEVAARLRVELVSLDELYARADFITIHTPLTPETRGLIGPSTIARMKRGVRIVNCARGGIVDEAALAAAIQAGHVAGAALDVLEKEPPPAGHPLLRLEQVICTPHLGASTGEAQVNVAVAIAQQVADFLCRGIIQNAVNVPSLSPEVLQVLRPYLLLAEKLGALQAQLSPEPPLEVTVQASGEVAERELRSLAAAVLRGLLGQLLESGVNYVNAPAIARERGIRVIEARAPQTSDYLNALSVQARTASRTIAVEGAVFGADTVRVTKIDGFRMEAVPEGHILMLHNRDVPGVVGRVGTLLGERGINIAGLELGRERVGGMAISLIHVDEPVPDDVLAALRTLPQIVSAQQLRL